CAGACCATCGGATTCTCAGCGCCGCGCTTTTTTTGCGCAAAAAGCACCCCAAAACCCAAGTGGTGCTGGTCAGCAAGGACGTGAACCTTCGCCTCAAAGCAAAATCCGTGGGGCTGCAATCGCAGGACTATTACACCGACAAGATCGAAGATATCGACAAGCTCTACCGCGGCAAACGGTTGGTGGAAAACACGGACATCGCCGTGATCGACAAGCTCTGCTCGCCGCCGCATGAGGTGCCGGCTGCGGAGGCGCCGGTGGAACGTCCGCTGTCCAACGAGTATTTCATTTTTCGCAGCGGCAGCCGTTCGGCGCTGGCTTTTTATCAATCGCAGCGGCGTCTGTTCATCCGCATCGAAAAGATGCAAGCCTATGGCATCACGCCGCGCAATGCGGAACAGATTTTTGCAATCCACGCTTTGCTCGATCCGGAAATACAGCTGGTCACCCTGAGCGGCAAGGCCGGCACGGGCAAGACCCTGCTGGCGCTGGCCGCAGCCTTGGAGTGCCGCAAGCAGTACCGGCAGATTTTTCTGGCGCGCCCCATTGTCGCCCTGTCCAATAAGGACCTGGGTTATCTGCCCGGCGACATTGAATCCAAATTGGATCCTTATATGCAGCCGCTTTACGATAATCTGGGCGTCATCCGCAACCAGTATCCAGAGACCGATGAGCGCTCTTTGCGCATCCAGGAGATGTTGGACAACGGTAAACTCGAAATCGCGCCCCTGGCGTATATCCGCGGCCGCAGCTTGAACCACATCTATTTCATCGTCGACGAAGCGCAGAACCTGACCCCCCATGAGGTTAAAACCATCATCACCCGGGCTGGAGAAGGCAGCAAGGTGATCTTTACCGGCGATCCGTTTCAAATCGACAGCCCCTATCTGGATTCCCGCTCCAACGGCCTGTGTTACCTCATCGACCGCATGAAGGGGCAAGGCTTATATGGCCACGTGTGGCTGGAAAAAGGCGAACGCTCCGAGCTGGCCGAGTTGGCGAGCAATCTGTTATGAGGATGAGGAACTCCGCAGCGGTGGGAGCTGTTCTTCTTCTCTGTGTGCAGGCTTTGGCCCTGGATGCTCCCCCCAAGCGCGAGTTTCGCGGCGCGTGGCTCGCAACGGTCCACAATCTTGACTGGCCCTCCAGCCGCGGTCTGACGCCAGAGGTTCAGCGCAGAGAATTGGTGGACTGGCTCGACGAGTTGTCCGCCTACGGCGTCAACTGCGTGGTGCTGCAGATTCGTCCTGAATGCGATGCACTGTACGCTTCCCCCTATGAACCTTGGTCCTATCATCTCACCGGTGCCCAGGGTGTCGCCCCTGTCCCGTTTTACGATCCGCTGGCCTTTGCCGTACAACAGGCGCATCAGCGCGGCATGGAACTGCACGCCTGGTTCAACCCCTACCGCGCGGTGAGCAACACCGGCGCTTATTCGCTTTCCCCGCAGCACGTGAGCCAGCGCCACTCCGACTGGATCATCACGATCGGCAGCATCCAATTTTTAAATCCGGGTCTGCCGGAGGTCCGGGAATATGTCGTTCGGGTGGTGATGGATGTGGTCAGACGCTATGATATCGACGGCATTCATTTTGATGATTACTTTTATCCCTATCCGCCGAACCAGATCACCACGGAAGATCAGGATGCCTTTGCGCTTTACGGCCAGGGCAGTCCGGACATCCACACATGGCGGCGTGCCAACGTCCACACGTTTGTGCAAATGATGCACGACAGCCTGCAGTGTGTTAAACCGCAGGTCAAATTCGGCATCAGTCCTTTCGGTATCTGGAAAAACGGCGTCCCCAGCGGCATCAGCGGCCTGTCCGCCTATGACGCGATCTATTGCGATGCGGTCACTTGGCTGCAGCATCAGTGGGTTGACTATCTCACGCCGCAGCTGTACTGGAAGATCGGCGGCGCGCAGGATTACAGCCGCTTGATGCGCTGGTGGAGCGCACGAATGAACGGCCGCCATCTGTACACCGGCAATGCCGCGTACCGGATTTACGAGTGGAGCAGCCGCGAGATGCCGAACCAGCTGCGTTTGAATCGTAGCGGCTCTCCGGCTTTTGGTCAGGTTTTTTACCGGGCCACCTCTTTGCGGGAAAATCCATTAGGGTTCACGGACAGCCTGAAAAACAATTTTTACCGTTTTCCGTCTCTGATGCCGGTGATGAGTTGGAAGGATTCTCTGCCGCCGTGTCCGCCCGGAGAGCTGCGATTTCAACCGCTGACAAGCGGCGGCCCGGTTCTCAGTTGGGACGCGCCGCTGCAGGCCGGCGATGGGGACACGGCCGCACGCTATGCGCTCTATCGCATCCATCACACCGAAGTGAAGCCGGCTGATCTGCAGCCAGCCAGCCTGTTGGCGGTGACCGGCGGCCGGTCGTTGGATCCGACGCCGGCGGCAGAGGCCGGCCCGTATTCCTTTGTTGTGACCGCTTTGGATCGCGCCGGCAATGAGAGCGGCTGCAGCAATGTCCTGCAACTGGCGGCGCCTGCGGCGCCGCAACTGGTGCAGCCGTTGGACAAGACCTTTGATCTCGGCATCGCCGTGCGCCTGAGCTGGCGCCGCAACGCGGCGGCGTCCCGCTATCGGCTGCAAATGACCACAGACTCGACCTTTGCGCGGTTGCTGATCAATCAGCTGCTGACGGACACCACCCGCTCACTGCAAAACCTGTCGCCGAACCTGACTTATTACTGGCGGGTGCAGGCGCAGAATCCGGCCGGCTGCGGTGAATACTCTCCGGTGTGGGTCTTTCGCCGGGCGCCCGCGTCTTCAGCGGTGGCGCAGAATTCTTCACCGCCGCAGCAGTTTCGTCTGGAGCAGAATTATCCTAATCCATTCAACGCACGGACGGTGATCTCTTTCGAGCTGCCGCGCAGCGGCTGGGTACGATTGGAAGTGTACAACTTGATGGGAAGGAGGGTGAGCCTTCTCACGGACCGTTCTTTGCCTGCCGGCGCGCATTCCTACGTATGGGAGCCGCGCTCCCTCGCCTCCGGCGTCTATCTCTATCGATTGACCTTTGAACGAAGGGTTTTGGTAAGAAGGATGTTGCTGGTAAAATAAGCGGCCAGCTGTGCGGGCTTTGACGGTTGCGCCAGGTTGCAGACAGTGTGGATCAAGGAGAGCGGTTCATGGTGCTCGGGATCGCTCTATCGGCGTAGAGGCAACCCCTTTTACAACGGTTTATTTCTGCGTGCGCAGCAGAATCAGCAGACCGCTCAGAGCGAAGAAGCCGTTGGGAAACCAGGCGGCGAACAGCGGCGGCAACACGCCGTTCTGGCCAAAGGACTGGCAGATCTTGACCAAACCGAAATAGACGAAGCAGATGATCAGGCTGAGGCCAAAGCCGGCGGCTCCGCCGCTGCGCCGCTTGGGCGAAGCCAGCGGGGCGCCGAACAGCACAATGATAAAATTAGCGAACGGGATTGAGAGCTTTAGATACAGGTCCACCAGCCAGTGGCTTTCATTGCCGCCGTTTTGACGCACTTCTTCGATAAAGGCGGTCAGCTCCTGGTAGGACATCTCCTCCGGTTTTTTCAGCACCTTGGCAAAATCCTGCGGCCT
This sequence is a window from bacterium. Protein-coding genes within it:
- a CDS encoding PhoH family protein, whose translation is MFRERLPVKKIFVLDTNVILHDATCIFHFQENDIVIPITVIEEIDAFKRGQDSIHYNAREFIRLLDTYSGDNLVNGGVSLGPGRGRVSILTIFQDEPEIVKAFFEAKADHRILSAALFLRKKHPKTQVVLVSKDVNLRLKAKSVGLQSQDYYTDKIEDIDKLYRGKRLVENTDIAVIDKLCSPPHEVPAAEAPVERPLSNEYFIFRSGSRSALAFYQSQRRLFIRIEKMQAYGITPRNAEQIFAIHALLDPEIQLVTLSGKAGTGKTLLALAAALECRKQYRQIFLARPIVALSNKDLGYLPGDIESKLDPYMQPLYDNLGVIRNQYPETDERSLRIQEMLDNGKLEIAPLAYIRGRSLNHIYFIVDEAQNLTPHEVKTIITRAGEGSKVIFTGDPFQIDSPYLDSRSNGLCYLIDRMKGQGLYGHVWLEKGERSELAELASNLL
- a CDS encoding family 10 glycosylhydrolase, which produces MGAVLLLCVQALALDAPPKREFRGAWLATVHNLDWPSSRGLTPEVQRRELVDWLDELSAYGVNCVVLQIRPECDALYASPYEPWSYHLTGAQGVAPVPFYDPLAFAVQQAHQRGMELHAWFNPYRAVSNTGAYSLSPQHVSQRHSDWIITIGSIQFLNPGLPEVREYVVRVVMDVVRRYDIDGIHFDDYFYPYPPNQITTEDQDAFALYGQGSPDIHTWRRANVHTFVQMMHDSLQCVKPQVKFGISPFGIWKNGVPSGISGLSAYDAIYCDAVTWLQHQWVDYLTPQLYWKIGGAQDYSRLMRWWSARMNGRHLYTGNAAYRIYEWSSREMPNQLRLNRSGSPAFGQVFYRATSLRENPLGFTDSLKNNFYRFPSLMPVMSWKDSLPPCPPGELRFQPLTSGGPVLSWDAPLQAGDGDTAARYALYRIHHTEVKPADLQPASLLAVTGGRSLDPTPAAEAGPYSFVVTALDRAGNESGCSNVLQLAAPAAPQLVQPLDKTFDLGIAVRLSWRRNAAASRYRLQMTTDSTFARLLINQLLTDTTRSLQNLSPNLTYYWRVQAQNPAGCGEYSPVWVFRRAPASSAVAQNSSPPQQFRLEQNYPNPFNARTVISFELPRSGWVRLEVYNLMGRRVSLLTDRSLPAGAHSYVWEPRSLASGVYLYRLTFERRVLVRRMLLVK